A single window of Granulicella cerasi DNA harbors:
- a CDS encoding DUF3857 domain-containing protein codes for MRLLSLSTLPVALLWLLSPLAVAQNAPSAPQSPSRTPASKGDALPRPTASAADAAKAAVTTAGSKDSYGAESFVVMKSSWVYSFNADGTGYRDHTVAVRLQSEASLRTFGVVSTQFASASEHVEMHYVRVHHPDGSVTETPVKDVIEQPEQVTREAPFYSDLKQAQLPVKNLRVGDTLEWEIRVVTTRAEAPNHFWGASSFIGEEVVSLDDNLELRVPASKKATVWTNPSVSDQPKVTTEGDTKIYHWHHVQLKATTGDEAAKAKKLKQEKVLTADEEKDDEEGKLPDISWTTFGSWAEVGAWYRSLEGQRTQPDDEVKAKAAELTKDMKTPAEKAQAIYAFVATNLRYIGVSFGVGRFQPHEAVDVLHNQYGDCKDKATLLIAMLRAAGFTPDAVLIGANIRINEAVPSPSAFNHAINRVKVGDEEVWLDSTQEVAPYKALLFVLRDKQALVIPDKGDAVLMKTPKDLPFPSIDTWTAKGSMNADGISESHIHMSFRSDNEISIREAIHSVAPAQYEEVGKRIMNSLGYSGEATHTQFSRPEDTSSPFTIDVDYHREKAGDWEHLKTIPQLAPVSLPRVDDKDPPTRSINLGAPATSKSSSEMKLPAGWTVELPEAIHQKAHWGSYDQTYRFDDGVVYSERIVQTFETHVPVSEWKAYKKWQDDCDLGFDRYIQLIRPGADGKARAAGAASGHVTAKETEDLVQQAFDAARKMDVKGAESLLKQAKEADPQARRLWLAYGFVAILRGKNNEAVENYRKELALYPNETFVYGAIAEAQWPKSHEDAIATMRQYTAADSTNANAWAGLTNYLFQDKQYAEAAKTAQKSIDNTPEDAKVELKQTRRLVLGNAQLKAGQNAEGEKTMLALLKETDDPGLMNDAAYSLADAKLDLPLDDEKVRLALKRMDEETQSWTLDENPATLNQKSSLLSATWDTMGWILYREGKVKEARTYILAGYMGQHHEEVRKHLDELDDALKQPHVATGRKAEQDDRTFPLGSYNGPKMTAEYRLLLSHGKVERDEPTTAKAVGGADGMLKAADFSKLFPEGSNAKLVRTGMVNCGSGKCEIVLEP; via the coding sequence ATGCGTCTTCTTTCTCTGAGCACTTTGCCCGTGGCTTTGCTGTGGTTGCTGTCGCCTTTGGCGGTGGCCCAGAACGCTCCTTCGGCCCCGCAGTCGCCCTCCCGCACTCCTGCCAGCAAGGGCGATGCCCTGCCGCGCCCTACAGCTTCAGCCGCTGATGCCGCCAAGGCCGCGGTGACGACCGCTGGCAGCAAGGACAGCTATGGCGCGGAGTCCTTCGTCGTCATGAAGTCCTCGTGGGTCTACAGCTTCAACGCGGACGGCACCGGATATCGTGATCACACCGTCGCCGTGCGTCTGCAGTCCGAGGCTTCGCTGCGGACCTTCGGCGTGGTGAGCACGCAGTTTGCCTCTGCCAGCGAGCACGTGGAGATGCACTACGTTCGCGTGCACCACCCCGATGGCTCCGTCACCGAAACGCCCGTGAAGGACGTGATCGAGCAGCCTGAGCAGGTGACACGCGAAGCACCGTTCTACAGCGATTTGAAGCAGGCGCAACTGCCCGTGAAGAACCTGCGCGTGGGCGACACGCTGGAGTGGGAGATTCGCGTGGTGACCACGCGCGCCGAAGCGCCGAACCATTTCTGGGGCGCTTCCAGCTTCATCGGCGAGGAAGTGGTGTCACTCGATGACAACCTCGAGCTGCGCGTGCCTGCCAGCAAGAAAGCCACCGTCTGGACGAACCCCAGCGTGAGCGATCAGCCCAAGGTGACGACCGAAGGCGACACGAAGATTTACCACTGGCACCACGTTCAACTGAAGGCCACGACCGGCGATGAAGCCGCGAAGGCAAAGAAGTTGAAGCAGGAAAAGGTGCTGACCGCCGACGAAGAAAAGGACGATGAAGAAGGCAAGCTCCCGGACATTTCATGGACGACCTTTGGAAGCTGGGCCGAAGTGGGTGCCTGGTATCGCAGCCTGGAAGGCCAGCGCACGCAGCCGGACGACGAGGTGAAGGCCAAGGCCGCCGAACTGACCAAAGACATGAAGACCCCGGCCGAAAAGGCGCAGGCCATCTATGCGTTTGTGGCGACGAACCTGCGCTACATTGGCGTGTCGTTTGGTGTAGGCCGCTTTCAGCCGCACGAAGCTGTCGACGTGCTGCACAACCAGTATGGCGACTGCAAGGACAAGGCCACGCTGCTGATCGCGATGCTGCGCGCAGCGGGCTTCACGCCGGACGCCGTGCTGATCGGCGCGAACATCCGCATCAACGAAGCGGTTCCCTCGCCCTCGGCGTTCAACCACGCGATCAATCGTGTGAAGGTGGGCGACGAGGAGGTTTGGCTGGACTCCACGCAGGAGGTCGCGCCGTACAAGGCGCTGCTCTTCGTGCTGCGCGACAAGCAGGCGCTCGTGATCCCCGACAAGGGCGACGCCGTGCTGATGAAGACGCCGAAGGACCTGCCCTTCCCGTCGATCGATACGTGGACCGCGAAGGGTTCGATGAACGCCGATGGCATCAGCGAATCGCACATCCACATGAGCTTCCGCTCGGACAACGAGATCTCGATCCGCGAGGCGATCCACTCGGTTGCGCCCGCGCAGTATGAAGAGGTCGGCAAGCGCATCATGAACTCGCTGGGCTACTCCGGCGAGGCGACGCACACGCAGTTCAGCCGCCCCGAAGATACCTCTTCGCCCTTCACGATCGATGTGGACTACCACCGCGAGAAGGCCGGCGACTGGGAGCATCTGAAGACGATTCCGCAGCTGGCGCCGGTGTCTCTGCCGCGCGTCGATGACAAGGACCCGCCGACGCGTTCGATCAACCTCGGCGCGCCTGCGACCTCGAAGTCGAGCTCGGAGATGAAGCTGCCCGCAGGCTGGACGGTGGAGCTGCCCGAGGCGATCCACCAGAAGGCGCACTGGGGAAGCTATGACCAGACGTATCGGTTCGACGATGGCGTCGTGTACTCCGAGCGCATCGTGCAGACCTTTGAAACGCATGTTCCGGTGAGCGAGTGGAAGGCTTACAAGAAGTGGCAGGACGACTGCGACCTCGGCTTCGATCGCTACATCCAGCTCATCCGCCCCGGCGCTGATGGCAAGGCCCGCGCGGCGGGTGCGGCCAGCGGTCACGTCACCGCGAAGGAAACCGAAGACCTCGTGCAACAGGCCTTTGACGCTGCCCGCAAGATGGATGTGAAGGGCGCAGAGTCCTTGTTGAAGCAGGCGAAGGAAGCTGATCCGCAGGCACGACGTCTGTGGCTCGCCTATGGTTTTGTCGCCATCCTGCGCGGCAAGAACAACGAAGCCGTGGAGAACTATCGCAAGGAACTCGCGCTGTATCCGAATGAGACGTTTGTCTACGGCGCGATCGCCGAAGCGCAATGGCCGAAGAGCCACGAAGATGCGATCGCCACGATGCGTCAGTACACCGCTGCAGACTCCACGAACGCGAATGCGTGGGCGGGCCTGACGAACTACCTTTTCCAGGACAAGCAATATGCCGAGGCCGCGAAGACCGCGCAGAAGTCCATCGACAACACCCCGGAGGACGCGAAGGTTGAGCTCAAGCAGACGCGTCGGCTCGTGCTGGGCAATGCGCAACTGAAGGCTGGCCAGAACGCCGAGGGCGAGAAGACGATGCTCGCACTGCTGAAGGAAACCGACGATCCGGGCCTGATGAACGACGCCGCCTACTCGCTCGCCGATGCCAAGCTGGACCTTCCGCTGGATGACGAGAAGGTGCGCCTCGCGCTGAAGCGCATGGACGAGGAGACGCAGTCGTGGACGCTTGACGAGAACCCCGCGACGCTCAACCAGAAGAGCTCGCTGCTCTCCGCCACGTGGGACACGATGGGCTGGATCCTTTACCGCGAAGGCAAGGTGAAGGAAGCGCGGACCTACATCCTCGCGGGCTACATGGGACAGCACCACGAAGAGGTGCGGAAGCATCTCGACGAGCTGGACGATGCGCTGAAGCAGCCGCATGTCGCAACCGGCCGGAAGGCCGAACAGGACGATCGCACCTTCCCGCTGGGCAGCTACAACGGGCCGAAGATGACGGCGGAGTATCGCCTGCTGCTTTCGCACGGCAAGGTGGAGCGCGATGAGCCGACGACCGCCAAGGCCGTGGGTGGGGCCGATGGCATGTTGAAGGCGGCGGACTTTTCGAAGCTCTTCCCCGAGGGCTCGAACGCGAAGCTCGTGCGCACCGGCATGGTGAACTGCGGCAGCGGCAAGTGCGAGATTGTGCTTGAGCCCTAG
- a CDS encoding superoxide dismutase, which yields MAFELPALPYDYTALEPTIDEATMKLHHDKHHQTYVTNLNGAVEKHPELGKLTPEELVSDLAAVPEDVRTVVRNNGGGHVNHTMFWEIMGPNGGGEPTGAVAEQIKADFGTFEEFKTKFNETTAKQFGSGWGFLVFKGGKLEIVTKPNQDSPLSDGLYPILGNDVWEHAYYLKYQNKRPDYLAAWWNVVNWAEVNKRFEKAKKA from the coding sequence ATGGCGTTTGAACTGCCTGCACTGCCTTACGACTACACGGCGCTGGAGCCGACGATCGACGAAGCGACGATGAAGCTTCATCACGACAAGCACCACCAGACCTACGTGACGAACCTGAACGGCGCGGTGGAGAAGCACCCTGAGCTCGGCAAGCTGACGCCCGAAGAGCTCGTGAGCGACCTCGCTGCGGTGCCCGAAGATGTGCGCACCGTCGTTCGCAACAACGGTGGCGGCCACGTGAACCACACCATGTTCTGGGAGATCATGGGACCGAACGGCGGCGGCGAGCCGACGGGCGCGGTCGCTGAGCAGATCAAGGCCGACTTCGGCACCTTTGAAGAGTTCAAGACGAAGTTCAACGAGACGACCGCCAAGCAGTTCGGCTCGGGCTGGGGCTTCCTCGTGTTCAAGGGCGGCAAGCTGGAGATCGTGACGAAGCCGAACCAGGATTCGCCTCTCTCGGACGGCCTCTACCCCATTCTCGGCAACGACGTTTGGGAGCACGCGTACTACCTGAAGTACCAGAACAAGCGCCCCGACTACCTTGCGGCATGGTGGAACGTGGTGAACTGGGCAGAAGTGAACAAGCGCTTCGAAAAGGCCAAGAAGGCCTAG
- a CDS encoding efflux RND transporter permease subunit, with the protein MWIVRLALRRPYTFVVLSLLIALLGIGSAIETPKDIFPYINIPVVSVVWTYSGLTPDEMQGRIVTVAERALTTTVNDMEHTESQSYQGVSIIKVFFQPNVKVELAFSQVTAIMQTVLRTLPPGSYPPFVLKYDASSVPILQMSLSGEGLSEADLYDDGLQFVRPRLANVKGASVPLPFGGKVKQVMVDTDPNLLFAHHLSATDVSTAISQQNLILPAGTARLGSREYVVKTNSSPDELSALNDLPIRASNGALVYVKDVAQVHMGYAVQTNIVRENGKRAALLTVLKNGQTSTLDIVSNTKKMIPQLTAGLGNLKITPLFDQSLFVRTSIEEVVREACIAAALTGLMILLFLGSWRSTLIVCTSIPLSIATSLIILSALGETINVMTLGGMALAVGILVDDATVEIENTHRNMEEKKPLTRAILDSAQQVAAPAFVSTLSICIVFIPVVLLTGAAKFLFTPLAEAVAFAMMASYFLSRTIVPTMMHFLLKKEIHLYQTPGESEREAKRNFVWRWHMKFDHQFERMQRQYMRGLNWCLENAKLTLVLFAALVVISLPMIFFIGRDFFPYVDSGQMNLHVNPPQGMRIEDSEQYFASIEAEIRRVVPAERVELILDNIGLPNSGINLAFTNSSTISNGDGDIQIALKPGKKDTQEYMRKLRDDLKVKFPDGEFFFTPANITNQILDFGLPAPIDVQVTGHGEGNYKIALELKNKIAEIPGAVDVHIHQRVAFPTMHIDVDRSRSRQLGLTQQDVAQSTLISLTGTGQTAPNEWLNPKNEVNYQIVTQTPQYRIDSLPALSQTPVTTAAGNSSQLLGNLAKFRRDLTPIVENHYNIQPTYDVYADVDRRDLGGVADEINKIVADTQKTLPKTTTITVRGEVATMNESFIRLGVGIIFAIGLVYLLMAVNFQSWLDPVIILMALPGAFCGILWMLFITQTTFSVPSLMGAIMTIGVATANSILMVVFANDERLAGKSQYDAALNAGHTRLRPVLMTALAMIIGMLPMALAFGEGGEQNAPLGRAVIGGLLFATVSTLFLVPTIYSLLKGAPPKDYTYLVEEEYHENDPDHMPPHVPLDPSTGQPQVTRNDNQGPQEQHA; encoded by the coding sequence ATGTGGATCGTACGACTGGCGCTACGCCGTCCCTACACCTTCGTTGTCCTGTCCCTGCTGATTGCCCTGCTGGGCATCGGTTCGGCTATTGAGACACCGAAGGACATTTTTCCGTACATCAACATCCCCGTCGTCTCGGTGGTGTGGACCTACTCCGGTCTGACACCCGATGAAATGCAAGGGCGTATCGTTACGGTCGCCGAACGTGCGTTGACCACCACGGTCAACGACATGGAGCACACCGAAAGCCAGAGCTATCAGGGCGTTTCGATCATCAAGGTCTTCTTCCAGCCGAACGTGAAAGTAGAGCTGGCCTTCTCGCAGGTGACTGCGATCATGCAGACCGTGCTGCGCACACTGCCGCCGGGAAGCTACCCGCCGTTCGTGCTGAAGTATGACGCGTCCTCGGTGCCGATTCTGCAGATGTCGCTGAGCGGTGAAGGCCTGAGCGAGGCTGACCTTTACGACGATGGCCTGCAGTTCGTGCGTCCTCGTCTGGCGAACGTAAAGGGTGCCAGTGTTCCGCTGCCCTTCGGCGGCAAGGTAAAGCAGGTAATGGTCGATACCGACCCGAACCTGCTCTTCGCGCACCATCTTTCGGCCACCGATGTTTCGACCGCGATCTCGCAGCAGAACCTGATTCTCCCCGCGGGTACGGCGCGTCTCGGCTCGCGTGAGTATGTCGTCAAGACGAACTCCAGCCCCGATGAACTTTCTGCGCTGAACGATCTCCCCATCCGCGCCAGCAACGGTGCTCTGGTCTACGTGAAGGACGTCGCGCAGGTCCACATGGGCTATGCGGTGCAGACGAACATCGTGCGCGAGAACGGCAAGCGCGCCGCTCTGCTCACGGTGCTGAAGAACGGTCAGACCTCCACACTCGACATCGTTTCCAACACGAAGAAGATGATTCCGCAGCTCACTGCGGGCCTGGGCAATCTGAAGATCACACCGCTCTTCGATCAGTCGCTCTTCGTGCGTACATCGATTGAAGAGGTCGTTCGTGAAGCCTGCATCGCCGCTGCGCTGACGGGCTTGATGATTCTGCTCTTCCTCGGCTCGTGGCGCTCGACGCTGATCGTCTGCACCTCGATTCCGCTTTCGATCGCGACCTCGCTCATCATCCTCTCCGCGCTGGGCGAAACGATCAACGTGATGACGCTCGGCGGCATGGCGCTCGCGGTCGGTATCCTCGTCGACGACGCGACGGTAGAGATTGAAAACACGCACCGCAACATGGAAGAGAAGAAGCCGCTGACGCGCGCGATTCTCGACTCCGCACAACAGGTAGCGGCGCCGGCGTTTGTTTCGACGCTCTCCATCTGCATCGTGTTCATCCCGGTTGTGCTGCTCACCGGCGCGGCAAAGTTCCTCTTCACGCCGCTGGCGGAAGCTGTGGCGTTCGCGATGATGGCCAGCTATTTCCTCTCGCGCACTATCGTGCCGACGATGATGCACTTCCTGCTGAAGAAGGAAATTCATCTTTACCAGACGCCGGGTGAGAGCGAGCGCGAGGCCAAGCGCAACTTCGTCTGGCGCTGGCACATGAAGTTCGATCACCAGTTCGAGCGCATGCAGCGTCAGTACATGCGTGGTCTGAACTGGTGCCTCGAAAACGCGAAGCTCACGCTGGTGCTCTTCGCTGCGCTCGTTGTGATTTCACTGCCGATGATCTTCTTCATCGGTCGCGACTTCTTCCCTTACGTGGACTCCGGCCAGATGAACCTGCACGTGAATCCGCCGCAGGGTATGCGTATTGAAGACTCCGAGCAGTACTTCGCGAGCATCGAAGCGGAGATTCGCCGCGTCGTTCCTGCAGAGCGCGTCGAGTTGATCCTCGACAACATTGGCTTGCCGAACTCGGGCATCAATCTGGCGTTTACGAACTCATCCACCATCTCCAACGGCGATGGCGATATTCAGATCGCGTTGAAGCCCGGCAAGAAGGACACGCAGGAGTACATGCGCAAGCTGCGTGACGACCTGAAGGTGAAGTTCCCTGATGGCGAATTCTTCTTCACGCCTGCGAACATCACCAACCAGATTCTCGACTTCGGCCTGCCCGCGCCGATTGACGTTCAGGTGACCGGACACGGTGAAGGCAACTACAAGATCGCGCTCGAGCTGAAGAACAAGATCGCCGAGATTCCGGGTGCGGTGGACGTCCACATTCACCAGCGCGTCGCGTTCCCCACGATGCATATCGATGTGGACCGCTCGCGCTCGCGACAGCTCGGGCTGACGCAGCAGGACGTGGCGCAGTCCACGTTGATCTCGTTGACGGGTACAGGCCAGACCGCGCCGAACGAATGGCTGAACCCGAAGAACGAAGTGAACTACCAGATCGTGACGCAGACGCCGCAGTATCGTATCGACTCACTGCCTGCGCTCTCGCAGACGCCTGTGACGACGGCGGCTGGCAACTCATCGCAGCTGCTGGGCAACCTCGCGAAGTTTCGCCGCGACCTGACGCCGATCGTCGAGAACCACTACAACATTCAGCCGACGTATGACGTTTACGCGGATGTGGACCGTCGCGATCTCGGCGGCGTTGCCGATGAGATCAACAAGATTGTGGCGGACACGCAGAAGACGCTGCCGAAGACGACGACGATCACGGTGCGCGGCGAAGTGGCGACGATGAATGAGTCGTTCATCCGCCTCGGCGTTGGCATCATCTTCGCCATCGGCCTGGTTTACCTGCTGATGGCGGTGAACTTCCAGTCGTGGCTGGATCCCGTCATCATCCTGATGGCGCTGCCGGGCGCGTTCTGCGGCATCTTGTGGATGCTCTTCATTACGCAGACGACCTTCAGTGTGCCGTCGCTGATGGGTGCGATCATGACCATCGGCGTGGCGACGGCAAACTCGATTCTGATGGTCGTGTTCGCCAACGATGAACGCCTTGCGGGCAAGAGCCAGTACGACGCGGCGCTGAATGCAGGCCATACGCGCTTGCGTCCGGTGCTGATGACTGCGTTGGCGATGATCATCGGCATGTTGCCGATGGCGCTGGCCTTCGGCGAAGGCGGCGAACAGAACGCGCCGCTGGGTCGCGCTGTGATCGGCGGCCTGCTGTTTGCGACCGTCAGCACGCTCTTCCTGGTGCCGACGATTTACTCGCTGCTGAAGGGCGCGCCGCCGAAGGATTACACGTATCTGGTCGAAGAGGAGTATCACGAGAACGATCCCGACCACATGCCTCCGCATGTGCCGCTTGATCCCTCCACCGGCCAACCGCAAGTGACTCGTAACGACAATCAAGGACCGCAGGAGCAGCACGCCTGA
- a CDS encoding efflux RND transporter periplasmic adaptor subunit, with product MSNEQNMHDDEKKLPWPEETDPAKVGEAFADPNSLDDRRVGHNFEDANSSAKKHHKPLREEIHPPKNRRPLYVGIFLFVVLFLIVLLIGGIPRLLRNHEIDKRAKDEKNDKPIVDVVQIKHDTAANGLSLPGTSIPLNQAYVYARASGYLRNYKVDIGDHVKKGQLLAVIDAPDLDAQVAQAREQLQQAQQQYENQKAQLALDTVTVERYRVLVKKGVFSRQQGDQQEAAYSQSLANVAAAARNINAFRANLQRIVALQEYENVRAPFDGVVTQRNVDTGALISAGGSASGAASSAPPVGQNSSAGGTSQAASSNNGGSSGSGSTAATSAQSPGQGGPLFTIAQVQRLRVLVSVPEGYAPAVHVGTKAKCTFQEFPDRIFEGDVTRTASSIDQNTRTMLTEVQVDNSQGKLLSGMYVIATFPPVSGAQTPLMVPGEAIIIRKDRSMVAVVKDGKIRMTPIVIGRDLGTAVEVLGGLNDGDLVVATVTDDVTDGREVKVHQNNSTEQKALTPQPTKPQSNNSQYGNQGLVNNGVEGQEQQQQQGQQGKGKSGQQSEAKP from the coding sequence ATGAGCAACGAACAGAACATGCATGATGACGAAAAGAAGCTGCCCTGGCCGGAAGAGACTGATCCGGCGAAGGTCGGAGAAGCCTTTGCCGATCCGAATTCACTCGACGATCGCCGCGTCGGCCACAACTTTGAAGACGCGAACTCCAGCGCGAAGAAGCACCACAAGCCGCTGCGTGAAGAGATCCATCCGCCGAAGAATCGACGCCCGCTCTACGTTGGCATCTTCCTCTTCGTGGTGCTCTTCCTCATTGTGCTGCTTATAGGTGGCATCCCTCGCCTGCTGCGCAATCACGAGATCGACAAGCGCGCGAAGGATGAGAAGAACGACAAGCCGATCGTGGATGTGGTGCAGATCAAGCACGACACCGCAGCGAACGGTCTCTCGCTGCCCGGCACCAGCATTCCGCTGAACCAGGCGTATGTCTACGCGCGTGCCAGCGGTTATCTGCGCAACTACAAGGTCGACATCGGCGACCACGTGAAGAAGGGCCAGCTGCTCGCGGTCATCGATGCTCCTGACCTCGATGCACAAGTGGCCCAGGCGCGCGAGCAGCTTCAGCAGGCGCAGCAGCAGTACGAGAACCAGAAGGCGCAACTCGCTCTCGACACGGTTACGGTGGAGCGCTATCGCGTGCTGGTGAAGAAGGGCGTCTTCTCCCGTCAACAAGGCGATCAGCAGGAAGCAGCGTACTCGCAGTCGTTGGCGAACGTGGCCGCTGCAGCGCGCAACATCAACGCGTTCCGCGCAAACCTGCAACGCATCGTCGCTCTGCAGGAGTATGAGAATGTGCGCGCTCCGTTTGACGGCGTAGTGACGCAGCGCAACGTTGATACCGGCGCACTGATCAGTGCAGGAGGCAGCGCTTCGGGCGCAGCTTCCTCGGCGCCTCCCGTTGGGCAAAACTCGTCCGCAGGTGGCACGTCGCAGGCCGCAAGCTCGAACAACGGCGGCTCCAGCGGCAGCGGCAGCACCGCTGCGACGTCGGCGCAGTCGCCGGGTCAGGGTGGACCGCTCTTCACCATCGCGCAGGTGCAGCGTTTGCGCGTGCTGGTCAGCGTGCCAGAAGGCTATGCTCCTGCGGTGCATGTGGGTACCAAGGCGAAGTGCACCTTTCAGGAGTTTCCCGATCGCATCTTCGAAGGCGACGTGACGCGCACGGCTTCGTCCATCGACCAAAACACGCGCACGATGCTGACCGAGGTGCAGGTCGACAACTCGCAGGGCAAGCTGCTGAGCGGCATGTACGTCATCGCGACGTTCCCGCCGGTATCTGGCGCGCAAACGCCGCTGATGGTGCCGGGTGAAGCGATCATCATTCGTAAGGACCGCTCGATGGTGGCCGTAGTGAAGGATGGCAAGATCCGCATGACGCCCATCGTGATCGGCCGCGATCTCGGCACGGCCGTGGAAGTGCTCGGCGGCCTGAACGATGGCGATCTCGTCGTTGCGACGGTGACCGACGACGTGACCGATGGCCGCGAAGTGAAGGTGCACCAGAACAACAGCACCGAGCAGAAGGCACTCACGCCGCAGCCCACCAAGCCGCAGAGCAACAACTCGCAGTACGGCAACCAGGGGCTGGTGAACAACGGCGTGGAAGGACAGGAACAGCAACAACAGCAGGGCCAGCAGGGTAAGGGCAAGTCCGGCCAGCAGAGTGAGGCCAAGCCATGA
- a CDS encoding TolC family protein produces MSPRVRLPLAAPVLATLALALPVAALAQNPSPALPQQQGNFPALSPAPTQRSVPPGPDAAATSSTQAKEPTVSPLAAPAKTPDAPSPQVTAVSNNGTLPARDSASGLLPKTLGFLGPYHAPVVPPLFAGDGTRLQSLIRDSKLYLSLEDAIALALENNLDVETERYNLVLGATDEVRAKGGGTLRGIDYTVNETPVGVGGPGSPLLNAATANSNPTTPTVTDLTSLNSTTQASKSLSQSTTGFAYSAGANLPLFDPQFIATGGWLRRQNTVTLTSTTGTTSTASTTQPGSLDYTALNIAYMQGFSTGGQLTAIGNNDSSVIYGSTSNWDPFSRPSTSVTFTQPLLRGAGTGVNRRFIRIAQTNRKISRLVFEQQVMDTIYGVSRLYFDLASLGENVLVKQESLRAATKLREDDEAQEQLGTLAPIELTRVRALESSSRFDLVQAQGLYKQQEIILRDQLLRTASPVFQQQFDSIVPTDHIHVPDADDDLDVPSMVAASIARRPDYAQAQLQVDAGRLALKGSHSAALPQLNLYGNVETRGSSEQTYDVLGSAGTGIPTTPTSLATGGLRVATIYQAGVQLTLPLRNRVAESDAARDEIQLRQVQAHVEKLNAQVREQIETSVVALDTARAAYQAATSSRQYQEQLLDAEKDKLSVGQSTDLAVLQNEAYLAQAKSTEIAARSNWMKARIELDHALGDLLDKNHITLDDAIRGQLPR; encoded by the coding sequence ATGAGTCCACGCGTTCGTCTCCCGCTCGCGGCGCCGGTCCTTGCGACGTTAGCGCTTGCGCTGCCTGTGGCAGCGTTGGCGCAGAACCCTTCGCCTGCGTTGCCACAGCAGCAAGGCAACTTCCCCGCGCTGAGCCCCGCACCGACGCAGCGTAGTGTGCCTCCCGGCCCTGACGCTGCGGCCACTTCGTCGACACAGGCGAAGGAGCCGACGGTATCTCCGCTGGCGGCGCCGGCGAAGACGCCCGATGCGCCTTCTCCACAGGTCACCGCAGTGAGCAACAACGGCACGCTGCCTGCGCGTGACAGTGCGAGCGGTCTGCTGCCGAAGACGCTCGGTTTCCTCGGTCCGTATCACGCGCCCGTGGTGCCGCCGCTCTTCGCAGGCGATGGCACGCGTCTGCAGTCGTTGATCCGCGACAGCAAGCTCTATCTCTCGCTTGAAGACGCCATCGCTCTCGCGCTGGAGAACAATCTCGACGTCGAGACAGAGCGCTACAACCTCGTGCTCGGCGCTACGGATGAAGTACGCGCCAAGGGCGGCGGTACGTTGCGCGGCATCGACTACACCGTGAACGAAACGCCTGTGGGCGTGGGCGGTCCGGGCTCGCCGCTGCTCAACGCAGCTACGGCGAACAGCAATCCCACAACGCCGACTGTCACCGACCTGACGAGTCTCAACTCGACAACGCAGGCATCGAAGTCACTCTCCCAAAGCACCACAGGCTTTGCATACTCTGCGGGCGCGAACCTTCCGCTCTTCGATCCGCAGTTCATTGCGACGGGTGGTTGGCTGCGTCGGCAGAACACCGTTACGCTCACGAGCACAACCGGCACAACCTCCACGGCGAGCACCACGCAGCCGGGTTCGCTCGACTATACCGCGCTGAACATCGCGTACATGCAGGGCTTCTCCACCGGCGGCCAGCTCACGGCCATCGGCAACAACGACTCGTCAGTCATCTACGGCTCCACGTCGAACTGGGATCCGTTCAGCCGTCCGAGCACCTCGGTGACCTTCACGCAGCCGCTGCTGCGCGGCGCGGGCACGGGTGTGAACCGCCGCTTCATTCGCATCGCGCAGACGAACCGCAAAATTTCACGCCTTGTGTTTGAGCAGCAGGTGATGGACACGATCTACGGCGTATCGCGTTTGTACTTCGATCTCGCCTCGCTCGGCGAGAACGTGCTGGTGAAGCAGGAGTCGCTGCGTGCAGCGACGAAGCTCCGCGAAGACGATGAAGCGCAGGAGCAACTCGGTACGCTTGCGCCGATCGAGCTCACGCGTGTGCGTGCACTTGAAAGCTCGAGCCGCTTCGATCTGGTGCAGGCACAGGGCCTTTACAAGCAGCAGGAGATCATTCTGCGGGATCAGCTTTTGCGCACAGCATCGCCGGTATTCCAGCAGCAGTTCGACAGCATCGTGCCGACCGATCACATCCACGTGCCCGATGCGGATGACGATCTCGATGTGCCCAGCATGGTTGCTGCGAGCATCGCACGTCGCCCGGACTACGCGCAGGCGCAGTTGCAGGTGGACGCCGGCCGGCTTGCGCTGAAGGGCAGCCACAGCGCTGCGCTGCCGCAACTCAATCTCTACGGCAACGTGGAGACGCGTGGCTCCAGCGAGCAGACGTACGATGTGCTCGGCTCCGCAGGCACGGGTATTCCGACGACACCGACGTCGCTGGCGACAGGCGGCTTGCGCGTCGCAACGATTTATCAGGCGGGCGTGCAGTTGACGTTGCCCCTGCGCAATCGTGTGGCCGAGTCCGACGCTGCTCGCGATGAGATTCAGCTTCGTCAGGTGCAGGCTCATGTGGAGAAGCTGAACGCGCAGGTGCGTGAGCAGATCGAGACTTCGGTCGTCGCTCTCGACACGGCCCGCGCGGCGTACCAGGCGGCGACATCGAGCCGTCAGTATCAGGAGCAGCTTCTTGATGCCGAGAAGGACAAGCTGAGCGTAGGTCAGTCGACCGACCTTGCGGTGCTGCAGAATGAAGCGTATCTCGCACAGGCGAAGTCGACGGAGATTGCAGCGCGTTCGAACTGGATGAAGGCGCGCATCGAGCTGGATCATGCACTCGGCGATTTGCTCGACAAGAACCACATCACGCTGGACGATGCGATTCGCGGACAGTTGCCGCGGTAA